Proteins from one Dromiciops gliroides isolate mDroGli1 chromosome 6, mDroGli1.pri, whole genome shotgun sequence genomic window:
- the GPRIN3 gene encoding G protein-regulated inducer of neurite outgrowth 3, whose translation MGTVPDPLRLTKVSLSAAPEEAEELQQHPSVPQQTSIIAYASSNSLPCFPSESVRIGLLDLSCPGPGEAIMKDSEHDITQTVMSSGISNEEEKLPPTYSSPQDSSQHQGSSEHVAQIPGPVVDLSLTHSVVKVPVNQDACHPTPCDEPKILTDVVSLTISDQSSRTSQQSNFTSKHSVCLIEQEKTLETVKLSSRFKETGTMTSLDERGFLAEERANRTWQDAEVQTVTNMESRSVSTSPSILATFLRKIPPPETLEQQEQLCVIYQSNSNMNNPSELSDKLGGPSQAPCHFGSKTEIHTHAATGASSNIPTFQVEKKPTYSAATVYQMASDNGIPGPCFLQASNDTKTTRKEEQQAVEMITKGESQIITQPEPTTFIPPNVKPTDQISTHQDDMSHGLGKAETKSSELSMKTINANQAASVPSDPSCKPPSPDNELNKFGNLNVTDKDGATEKALPTQVVKERETVDPKADIKPKAETKPELLCPDAEGLTVFTPTTGRKNQDKASEESKQAKTVTSLGLPGELMGESSPNSGKRTPSRSVKASPRRASRVSEFLKEQKLNVTAAAAQVGFTPGEKKKQLGADAKLQFKQSKQVRDVIWDEQGMTWEVYGASLDPESLGIAIQNHLQRQIREHEKLIKVQSNQNRKSISSDTSSSKKLKGRQHNMFQAMMQNFRRPNCCVHPAPSSVLD comes from the coding sequence ATGGGGACTGTGCCTGACCCATTGAGATTAACCAAAGTTTCCCTGTCTGCAGCTCcagaagaggcagaagagctTCAACAGCATCCTTCTGTTCCACAGCAGACATCAATCATTGCCTATGCCAGTTCTAATAGTCTTCCATGCTTTCCTTCTGAATCTGTTAGAATTGGCTTGTTGGACCTCAGCTGCCCTGGACCAGGAGAGGCTATAATGAAAGACTCTGAGCATGATATCACCCAGACCGTCATGTCTTCTGGCAtctccaatgaggaagaaaaactaCCCCCCACATATAGCAGCCCTCAAGATAGCTCTCAACATCAAGGGAGCAGTGAACATGTAGCACAAATCCCAGGTCCAGTGGTAGATTTGAGCCTTACACActcagtggttaaagtaccagtCAACCAGGATGCCTGCCATCCCACACCTTGTGATGAGCCAAAGATCTTGACAGATGTTGTTTCTTTGACTATATCGGACCAGTCCTCCAGGACATCTCAGCAGTCTAACTTCACTAGCAAACATTCAGTATGCcttatagagcaagaaaaaactCTGGAAACAGTGAAGTTGTCTTCCAGATTCAAAGAAACAGGTACAATGACAAGCCTAGATGAGCGTGGATTTTTGGCAGAGGAGAGGGCAAACAGAACTTGGCAAGATGCTGAGGTTCAGACGGTAACCAATATGGAGAGTAGATCTGTCTCTACCAGCCCAAGTATCCTTGCTACATTCTTAAGGAAAATTCCTCCTCCTGAGACTCTGGAGCAACAAGAGCAGCTGTGTGTTATTTACCAGAGCAACAGTAACATGAACAATCCATCAGAGCTCTCTGACAAGTTGGGAGGTCCAAGCCAAGCACCATGCCACTTTGGTAGCAAGACAGAAATACACACCCATGCAGCTACTGGGGCTTCTTCAAATATACCAACTTTCCAAGTGGAAAAAAAGCCAACATATTCAGCAGCCACAGTCTATCAAATGGCATCAGACAATGGAATACCTGGCCCCTGTTTCCTACAAGCATCAAATGATACCAAAACCACACGCAAAGAGGAACAGCAAGCAGTAGAAATGATCACTAAAGGAGAAAGTCAGATCATTACACAACCAGAACCTACTACTTTCATCCCACCCAATGTAAAACCAACTGATCAGATTTCTACCCATCAAGATGATATGAGTCATGGTTTAGGGAAAGCTGAAACCAAATCATCTGAGTTGTCAATGAAAACCATTAATGCCAACCAAGCTGCAAGTGTTCCCAGTGATCCATCTTGTAAACCACCCAGCCCTGACAATGAACTGAACAAATTTGGTAACTTGAATGTCACTGACAAAGATGGTGCAACTGAGAAGGCTTTGCCTACTCAGGTAGTCAAAGAACGGGAGACTGTTGATCCCAAGGCAGACATAAAACCAAAAGCAGAGACAAAACCAGAATTGCTTTGTCCTGATGCAGAAGGACTAACTGTGTTTACTCCTACCACAGGCAGAAAGAACCAGGACAAAGCCTCTGAAGAAAGTAAGCAGGCAAAGACAGTTACAAGCCTGGGACTACCAGGAGAGTTGATGGGGGAATCCAGTCCGAATTCTGGTAAACGTACACCCTCTCGGTCAGTCAAAGCAAGCCCACGTCGTGCCAGCCGTGTCAGTGAGTTCTTAAAGGAACAAAAATTAAATGTCACAGCAGCTGCTGCTCAGGTTGGATTTActcctggagaaaagaaaaagcagctTGGAGCTGATGCCAAGCTCCAGTTCAAACAGTCCAAGCAAGTTAGAGATGTCATATGGGATGAGCAAGGCATGACGTGGGAAGTGTATGGTGCTTCCCTAGACCCTGAGTCGCTCGGCATTGCTATTCAGAACCACTTACAAAGACAAATCAGGGAACATGAGAAACTGATTAAGGTTCAAAGCAATCAGAACCGGAAATCCATTTCTTCTGATACATCTTCAAGTAAAAAGCTTAAGGGGAGGCAACACAATATGTTCCAGGCCATGATGCAGAACTTTAGACGTCCCAACTGTTGTGTCCATCCTGCTCCCTCGTCTGTGTTAGATTAA